A genomic region of Eucalyptus grandis isolate ANBG69807.140 chromosome 5, ASM1654582v1, whole genome shotgun sequence contains the following coding sequences:
- the LOC104456480 gene encoding putative cysteine-rich receptor-like protein kinase 35 encodes MCCHGSKGGVVYKPSCIFRWDLFQFWESSPSPPSSSPPPSAALRAHGGNIAKGTLAAIIASVTIFVMLLLIGSRYLWRGRAEKKHEAVQEERDVSEITSFKSLQFDWDNLRAATNDFSQENKLGEGGFGEVYEGRLPNGQEIAVKRLSQSSRQGVQEFMNEILLVAKLQHRNLVRLLGFCLEEEEKLLVYEFVPNKSLNYFLFDSEKSKQLDWPRRYRIILGIARGMLYLHEDSRLRVIHRDLKASNVLLDNDMNPKISDFGMARIFGVDQTKASTGRIVGTYGYMSPEYAMHGRFSQKSDVYSFGVLLLEIICGKRNDYFYQSDGGEDLASYAWKHWRDNMPLEILDAALGESYSRSQGLRCIQISLLCVQEDPVNRPTMANIVLALSSETLTLSLPREPAFFLRSWTGPPSTIIENDKEHDQYTSGCEPFSVNEVSITELDPR; translated from the exons ATGTGTTGCCACGGAAGTAAAGGCGGCGTTGTTTATAAACCGAGCTGTATTTTCCGATGGGATTTGTTCCAATTTTGGGAGTCAAGCCCCAGTCCGCCATCGTCTTCTCCGCCACCTTCAGCTGCCCTGCGGGCTCATGGTGGAAATATTGCCAAAG GTACCTTGGCTGCAATTATCGCTTCAGTCACCATTTTTGTAATGCTTCTCCTCATCGGTTCTCGTTACCTTTGGAGGGGAAGAGCAGAGAAGAAACATGAAGCGGTACAAGAAGAAAGGG ATGTAAGCGAGATCACATCCTTCAAGTCCTTGCAATTCGATTGGGATAATTTGCGTGCAGCCACAAACGATTTTTCTCAAGAAAACAAGCTTGGGGAAGGTGGATTCGGGGAGGTTTACGAG GGTAGGCTTCCCAATGGACAAGAAATAGCTGTGAAGAGGCTATCCCAAAGCTCAAGGCAAGGTGTCCAAGAGTTTATGAATGAGATTTTGTTGGTGGCAAAGCTTCAACACCGGAATCTAGTGAGATTGCTCGGATTTTgcttggaagaagaggaaaagctaCTCGTATACGAGTTTGTGCCCAACAAAAGTCTCAACTACTTCTTGTTTG ACTCCGAGAAAAGCAAACAATTGGACTGGCCAAGACGTTACAGGATAATATTAGGCATTGCTCGAGGGATGCTCTATCTTCATGAGGATTCTCGGCTTCGAGTCATTCACCGTGATTTAAAAGCTAGCAATGTCTTGTTGGACAATGATATGAACCcaaagatttcagattttggcatggcaagAATTTTCGGAGTCGATCAAACTAAAGCAAGCACCGGAAGAATCGTAGGAACCTA TGGTTACATGTCCCCCGAATATGCGATGCATGGGCGGTTCTCTCAAAAGTCCGATGTTTACAGCTTCGGTGTTCTCCTCCTTGAGATCATTTGTGGCAAGAGGAATGACTACTTCTACCAATCTGATGGAGGAGAAGATCTCGCAAGCTAT GCTTGGAAACATTGGAGAGACAATATGCCTTTGGAAATATTGGACGCAGCATTGGGAGAATCTTATTCAAGAAGCCAAGGTCTCAGATGCATACAGATCAGCTTACTATGTGTTCAGGAAGATCCGGTTAATAGACCGACCATGGCGAACATAGTTCTTGCGCTGAGCAGCGAAACTCTTACTCTGTCATTGCCACGAGAACCGGCCTTTTTCCTCCGAAGCTGGACAGGACCGCCGAGTACCATCATAGAAAATGACAAGGAACATGATCAATATACGAGCGGGTGCGAGCCTTTTTCAGTTAACGAAGTGTCGATTACTGAACTCGACCCTCGATGA